DNA from Poecilia reticulata strain Guanapo linkage group LG20, Guppy_female_1.0+MT, whole genome shotgun sequence:
cagaaGGCGACATCAATGGGCAGTGAAAATGCTGTGGGCGGCAGCGGGATGGGGCTGCTGAAGAGTGGTCGTCGTCGCTGGGGTCAGGCAGTATCCAAGGCATCAGACAGCTGGGACGAATCCGACCAATCGGAGACCGCTGCCTCCAACTCCAAGAAACCCACCCTGGGGACTGCAGAGGGGGATAGGAAGCAAGACCACTGCTCACAGTAAGCACTGCAATGTGCTAAACGTGTGGCAAATTCCAGTTATGAAGCACATCATTGTATTGTTGATAAAATCGTAACAATGCAgcttatttagaaaaaacaaacaaaaaaaaactttttttttgttttattattaatatttgaatttgtttgcaGGCCCAAAGAGCAAAAACCTCTATATTCATTCAGCACAGTTACAAAAATTCCCAGCAATGTTAAAGTTGGCCAAACGGATTATAATCTTCCTGGATCAGCTGCACGGCAGCACTATCTTGGCCAGTCTCGCTACCTACCAGGTAAGACAAATGGACAGCCTTCTTTGTGGCCAATAGGAGCacaatacatgaaaaaaaaaaaaagtcaaatattaaataagtAGTTTTGTGGCATATGCACTACTTTAACACATACATTTATCAGTCCATACATCCACCCATTACCTAAACCTGCTTGTCATTACCAATgctatgtaaaatatttgttgttttaaggtTTAATTGGGAAGAGTCAGATTTCCTCTGGAGAGAAGGAGTTGGGTGCAATGACATTGCGGGACCTGTGGGAGAACTCCTCAAACGCTGTAAATAAACCACTTTGCCCTATTGGAGGAGGGTTAGCCGTCACCAGAGCTAACGCAGGTAACGACAGCTAATGGCTAATGCAGAAATGCTACATGGTGTTTTGCAGACTCTGAAATTACTTTAACATGTAGATACATGTAATAATGCtatttcaaaagttgaaatgGTCGCATTGCTATTCATCTCTTACATTCacaagttacatttttagcCTTTGTACTTCTCAGTTTTGGTGTCCCCTTTTGTGACTCCAATGTGTAGTAAATGTATATttcaaacaacaacatttatAAAGTTATGTTtacattaacaaataaaaaaactataatgTTCTGTTGCTCAACTACAGTTGTAAGGCTTGTTAGCAGCTCTACTGTCACACCACTCAAGCTTTGGGTTCAGGGCTCCAGAAGTGTTAGGGATCTTAATGCCTACCTTTTTAGAGTCTATAGTATAAGCAGCCACATAATATCTACCCCCTTTACCTTGCCTGCCTTTCTTTCACCTTGTCTTTTCCTTTCATTGTGTATTCATGAGATTCGGTCTGACTGTTGAAGATTAAGTGCTTCTTAAATGACCACTAACTGTACCCACCtctcttttcattatttccttcacctgtctttgttttgctgttatttcaaagtatttcttcttttacaacTTTGTTATcctaaatctttgtttttctactttcctACTGCCTGCATCACTTCTTCCACTCTTCCATTTTGCTGTGTGATTAGAAGAGAATGCCACTAAATCGGTGGATAGTACCCCAGAGAAAACTGTTGTCAAAGAAAGAATATTGGAGAAAATTGATCTGTCTAAAGGTACTTCTATTAAATTGCTTATAAGTTAAAAAATAGTGATACAAATGCAGATACATTTCAAATTTGCATTCCATTAATGTACAAAAGTTATATGCAATTTAGGGAAAGTGTGATTAAATAGCCAGAGTTGTGACAAATCCAACCTAAGTCATTCAAACCGagactcaaataaatgtaactcaAACAGCTGcgatttcagtgttttttttttgtatataatatttttattcatttattgttcaTCTGTCTGTTTTATTCTAGTCTAGGCTAGTTGAGTCTGTATTAATCAAGCTACACAGATTAAATACACGCtgttaaaatgtgtcttttgtttcttaaagGGAACTTTGTGAGCACCAAGTACAACCTCTCCAGCGGCTACATCCCTTCTTTCCAGAAGAAAGAGGTTGGGACGGTGGGACAGAGAATCCAGCTCGCCCCTTTGGCTGGCCAGCACTCGAGTAAGAATTTCATCGGTTATTTGTTGTCAGATGGTAAAAACCTTCCACACCTGTTTGATTCAAGCTTGCTTCTTTGTCAGTGACACTGTTCTCTTTTTCTAGTCTATTACTTTGCACCTCTCTTTCAAAAGTTATTCAACccttttctcttatttctttACTTCAGTCAATCTTTCTTCTAATTCTTCTCCTgatcataaaaaagaaaagaccaaATCTACAAAACTCAAGCCCATTTCCAACTCTTCACTGAGTGAAACTAATGAAGGTACTCGTTTTGTAGCTacttgtggtgtttttttaaaattattaattggCTTATTAAGTCATTGAATATTTCAGTTGcgcatttctatatttttttattttatatacctactctgataaaaaaaaaaaaaagttatattccATAAATTATAATATGGATCCTGATCAGGTTTATTAGCTTAAAAGTAGCTATTGAAAGTAACCTTTCAGCAGGtaataaacatacttttcattaagcccacatttctgtattataaATGTTTTCGTCATATGTAATATTCCAATCTTAAATGTGGTTTTCATAAGCCTAACAAAATCCTCATAATTAACAGGAATAAAGGCTTTGAGATGTCAATCTATGTGTAGATACTCTATACAATGTGTCTCACTTAATAAATTGAGTTAACtaaacttttcagtaatattctaaCTCGTCAAATACGTACGCTTATGTGTTGCTTGTTGTAAATTGTAAGTAGAAACACAACAGTCTGCCGGTTCCCTTCAGATTTCGAGGGCTGGAAGAGGCGGGCAGACAGGACTCAGGTGAAGGGCAGCAGCTTTTCGGCATTGGGGAAGACGTCTGGTAATCTCCTGAGCAGAGCTCCTGCGGTGCAGCCAGTTCACGGCCGGGTCGACTGGACGTCTAAGTACGGCGGAAACCGGTAATCCAAGGAAACGGGGCACAACGACAGTCTGCTGTCCTTGGGGTTTGTGTCCTCGTCTTTGATAACTAAATATAAATGCTGAGCAGTTTTTGCCACCTAACTCGTCAACCACGCAGGATAAATACGTCACACCAATATGTGGTAAACCAGCTTGTACATGTTTGCCAATACTGCTAGGGAGTCTCAAAGTATTCTTTAGGGATCCAGTATGAGCAAGTCCAATTGTTAATGCTTGCATATGTTTAAGTATTTGAATGCATCAGAGAGAtgtacctttttaaaaaactttttattttgttgtaaataaccGTTTGTCAAGAAGTCTGTAAAGCtaagttctgtttttgtttttaggtaaCAGTTGTGAAGGATTCTCTTGATACTGTAGAGCAACTCTTGGACTCTTTGTATCAtgcaatgaaaaaagaaaaatgtaacgttttgtatttattttatactaATAAACATGTAGATGTTCAAggtgtatttataaaaaaaaaaacacacaaaacatgcatttctgtacaaattataaattttattatcaaacatttttgaccAGAGTAACACAGGATGTCAAATTCATAGAGGATGCTCCATAACATGACCAGACAGAACCTGAAGACTGTTCTTGAAGAGCTTTAGCCTCATGAGGATGCTGTAGGTTTCTGGAGCAACGTCAAACTAAGCTTCCCCACCATCAGCAGGCTGAAACGAGATGATCCCattaaaaacacttcaaacaaaaataaaatgacttcaaGTTAGCTGAAAAATACGAAGAACACTCAAAAACCGCCAAATCCAtagttgttttccattttgttttgttgtttttttccattttaccgACTCTGCGAATATCGTTTCTGGAGTTTGATGCACTAATAGAGATTTGATTGAGAACAAACCTTGCTCCTGCCATCAAACCAGCTGGCATGAACTTCCTCGACCCGTAGAATCTCTTCCCCATGAGGGCAGACAAAGCTCCTGATGTAGCTGCAATATTGAAAGCGATGGTTAGTGAACCGAGTCACGAGAAAGGTTTATAACCTCGTTCAAGCGTATTTATACACAAGAAAGTAATTTCAGTTATGTTTTGagttcctttcatttttttatactAATTGCCTGAATTTTAAAACTAGACATTGAACTAAACCCCTAGTTCTGAGTTGTTCCTAAACCAATGTTTTGCCACTGTGTGTGTCAACATTTTTGACATACCTAGAGACACCCAAACATTATTCGGGTCGTTGGAGATCTGGTAGGCTCCAAAACCTGCGAGTCCCCCAAAGAGCAGGCCAGCAGCCAGTGAGGGAACACTGCCTGTGtgtgagaaagaagaagaatttaGGAAGCAAACATCCGACACCAATTactcaagacttttttttttttttttatgggaggacataaacattttaaaggtaaAATCGAGAATATCACAATAATTACACGTATGGAGAATATGTTTTTAGATAATTTATTTAGgacaaatagaaatattttatccaGCAAAATGGAAATATGATTAAAGGTAAAGTCTGACAGACTTTTGTGAATAATCTTGGTTTTCAAGGGcttttacataaatacaaacatcCACCATCTGCCAATAAGGAAACCAAGATAACAGACATAAACTAATTTCCTACAAACTAATAGACATGCCcccatttgtttacattgtaCTTTTGAGAAGTTACCCGCGACATGTCACACAAGATGAACTGTGCACAGCACAATATTCACTAAAGTGAACGGACAGGTACAGTAATCCCAGCGGAACAGGAAACGTTTCTCACCTGCTTTCACATAACCAGCGACTCCTCCGGACGCCACTAGAGTGGCGTATCCGTATCCTATCCAGTCCACAGACATGTTGGATGCCTGTCACAGAAACCCAGCAGAGTTAGTGAGACGGCAAACACTTAAACGCTGCAAACATTCAATTAGCGCAATTAAGCCCTCTGTTTTGACCCGATTATTACATACTCACACACGCAGAGCCATTAATTAAGAAGCTGCCTTTCTCATGTGACAAGGAGCTGTTGCTAAAAACCAAGTAACCCAACAGAACGTATGGCAACATTATGAGCCGTCTGAGAAATGTTGCTATGCAAGACACTCACCAGATCTCTCTGCACAGATGGACACATGTCTTAAGTAAGCGCGTTTGGCTTAAAAGATAAGACAAACATGCAGCACAGAGCAGAACTCCCGTAGCTTTGGCTGGGATTGCAAACACACGCAGAGAGTAATGCTCAACTCTACAGACCGGCTTTCAATGGCAGAATGTGTCAGCGTggcaagagaaaaataaaataagatacaaTTCAAAAGAACCTATAAAAGGACATCCAACCTTGCTCCGTGTTTGTCCTCTGTCTCCACCACCAGTAGCTTGTTCTCACCCGAACACAGATTAAGGTGGCGCACAAAAGCCTGAACCTAGTTTGGTGGCAGATGGGAAATGTAGGCGTAGCTCTGCAGAAAATAGGACGTGACGGTATAATCCTCAAACACTTCAAGAtccagcaaaaataataataaaaataaataaataataactacAGCTAATAGTCTGTAAAGTTATTACAGACTATTACAGACTGTTAGTTGTTCAATCATGTATTTCATATTAAATTCGTGGTATTTAGATTTATTACAAACGGAATTATATTCGGAACGTGTTTAAGTCATTGTGGTTGAAGTCTTTTGAAAACCTGACATTCAGTatgtcagaaaagaaaaagaagaagaaaatagatTAGCTGCCTCTATGCTCCTCCTCTTAGCGGtgtatttgaaattgaaatgaaataatcttgATCTGGAAAGTGGACATTGGTCCATCGAGGAACAGTCTAGTAGTTCTCAAACTTCTTCAACGCCTCTAATTCGGTCCTGTTCATCTAAAAGCTATACCGACAACacttaaaacacttaaaacacttaaaactcTTCCGTTGCAGTGTCAAATCAAAAACGTCATACTTTTAGCGGCCACAAGGGGGCACCACAGGATTATTTTAGAACTATGATCCGGTTTAGAACATAAGCTTGTTTAATTTAAGGTTGctcttttttatgttaatttcgAATGGCTGTTtagagtttaaataaataaataagtagcaaataaacattttttcccccccaattgTGCAACAGGCAAGTGTGGAAGGCTACCActcaaattcttcttttttattgagTGTTTATGAAAACGAACTAAGACACTCATTTGAACCAGGTTTATATTTGGTACTTATCTACACAAAATTAAGGTCAAAGGTGATTTACGGATTAATTAATATTACTTCAATCGTTTTTAGTGCACAGATTCATGCCAACTGGGTTCCAGGAACCTGCTTTTGTCGTGTTGTGTTCCGTCGCAAAAGAAAGGTGGCGCTAGAATACAATTTCATTTCATGCGTcctattgcaaaaaaaacaacaaaaagaattaCAGCTAATTACACAAGGCTTTTGAACCATGGAGCTGTTGGCGTGATTGTTACTGCTGTTCACCGGCAGACGAAGAAGACGATTTACCGTCCAGATTCATAAGATccataaatgtgttatttattatCATATCCAAAAGCAAGAGAAATGAGTTGTAATGTTTgacaaatggaaatgaatgaggGGActtacaacaaacaaacaaaaaataaatataaataagcaATAATAACAAAggtatcattttaaataaatcaattaataataataataataataataataataataataataataataataatgtatttatattgcCAACCAGTGTTAACCAGAGCTCGCGTTGTAAGACCTCACCGCAGGGCCGCTGCCTGCTGTGTGGAGGTGCCCGGAGCCATAGGCCCCATACACATGCAGGCTGGATATTCAAACGGGACCCCGCTCCACTTTTAAGAGGAGCCAACCCTCTGACGGCTCCTCTTCAAAAGTTACTCCACTCCTGCGCAGACCCTCAAACAATATTTCTGATCCGATCACTACCTCCCTTTTCCCCCCTTTCCCTCTCCATTcctgcccccccccctcctACTCCTCTCCTTTGTCCAGGTCTGCGCTATATAGCTTCAggtattgtgtgtgtgtgtgtgtgtgtgtgtgtgtgtgtgtgtgtgtgtgtgtgtgtgtgtgtgtgtgtgtgtgtgtagtttaaACGTGTTCGCCTTTGAAGTCAAAcatcttgttttaaatattaacaccAGAAAAATCTATGGATAGACTCCACGCGGAATTAtgcaactgcaaaaaaaaaaaaagcgtagaaaggttcaaaataaataataataataataataataataaaaaacagcagtTCCATCACAAACtttagaaaagcaaataaaaaaaaaaaagaaataaataatactgcGTTAATTTCTGAAAACTGTTGAGTACTGACATCAACATCAGTGGATTTAATTTATATGTTTGGAGGGTCATTAAGACGCTTCTTCAGGATAtctaaggaaaacaaaagagggtttaaaacacaaaaaaggtgCTTGGGACTTAAAACCTTTGACCATCAGCACCTATGAGAGCGCACGCGTTCCTCTGctatttgtgtgtgttgagtgtgtgcgtgtgtgtgtgtgtgtgtgtgtgtaggggtgtgtgtgggtgagtgTGAACGTCTGAGAGGGAGAGATCATTCGCTCTTGGCCTGCGGGCGTCACATAAGTATGTATTAGAAATAAACAgcggataaataaataatgacccTCACAATAacggggctttttttttttgtttctttcccgCGTGTTGAAGTAATGACGCTGGCAGTTAAccttcaagttttattttattttattttttctttcttctttttaaattgacaCAGTTTCATTTGCAGAGAGAATTCATGTTTTACACCAAAAGCAAATCAGATAATAAAACAACCAGTGGAAGGCTAActgacttcatgtttttttttttttttttggtctcaaTTTTGCCTCATATCAAAGTTTTGACATTTGACACGTTTACTTTACCTCGCGATGTTTGATGCTCTAAAGGTTTATGCAATATGTACTCACTCCAAATTAGGCTAAATATACCATCAAATAAACAGGGGCGTCTCTAGAAAGTGTTTATTAGAGTGACGCCCAGTTGTCACAAGTATAAAATTGTATAAATTTATATGCTAAATGTGTCTTTTCAAAGGCAAATTCGTCATTGTTTTCTGCCTTCCTCTGACTTATCCAGCGCTCATTCCTCAGATTTGAAGCTGATCCACACCCGCATCAGTGCGCATGCGTCACCAGGTGGGCCTGCACggtttctcctttttccttttttttttttacggccAGGTGAGGTGATCGGGTCTAtgtaaaaaaagggaaaaggttTACTTTGGGACCTGAGGCTCAATGAGATAGACACGGTACCGGGAGCggatcaggaaaaaaaaaagagaaaaaaacaaaacacaacaaaaaaaatcgaCCAAATCCACCAAAGGCAACAGAGGACAAAGAATGTCAATTATGGGCAAAATGGGGGAATGGCAGGTATGTGTTGCTTATACTTTATAGGACAAACAGGCTGCAGCGAAAGGAATCCACGAAAAGTGTCAAAGTGTTGGCTTGTTGTGGCATGAGGCTACtgtaaagattttcttttcttttttttttttgcacg
Protein-coding regions in this window:
- the tmem14ca gene encoding transmembrane protein 14C isoform X1, which encodes MLPYVLLGYLVFSNSSLSHEKGSFLINGSACASNMSVDWIGYGYATLVASGGVAGYVKAGSVPSLAAGLLFGGLAGFGAYQISNDPNNVWVSLATSGALSALMGKRFYGSRKFMPAGLMAGASLLMVGKLSLTLLQKPTASS
- the tmem14ca gene encoding transmembrane protein 14C isoform X3, translating into MSVDWIGYGYATLVASGGVAGYVKAGSVPSLAAGLLFGGLAGFGAYQISNDPNNVWVSLATSGALSALMGKRFYGSRKFMPAGLMAGASLLMVGKLSLTLLQKPTASS
- the tmem14ca gene encoding transmembrane protein 14C isoform X2, producing the protein MCPSVQRDLASNMSVDWIGYGYATLVASGGVAGYVKAGSVPSLAAGLLFGGLAGFGAYQISNDPNNVWVSLATSGALSALMGKRFYGSRKFMPAGLMAGASLLMVGKLSLTLLQKPTASS